In a single window of the Osmia bicornis bicornis chromosome 7, iOsmBic2.1, whole genome shotgun sequence genome:
- the LOC114875352 gene encoding aldehyde dehydrogenase, dimeric NADP-preferring isoform X4: protein MAEVAIDMPGNKEEPKTSETEGNESATEECRIEIQEGVSNTAESAYSNGKMVTDYASLVERTRNTFFTGKTRPLEWRKKQLKQTLLMLEECKSEIISALASDLHRCKFESIAMEIQIVEGEIKDMLMHIKEWSADEKPPKAMVNMLDKVEIRKDPYGIVLVIGPWNYPLQLCLIPVIGAIAAGNCVILKPSELSLATSQLLAKILPRYLDSECVHVVLGGVPETTELLKQKFDYIFYTGSTSVGKIIREAANKFLTPVTLELGGKSPVYIDNTADISIAVKRILWGKCINVGQTCIAPDYIICTPEVQNKFIPEAEKVLKEWYGENPKESPDLARIISDNHYQRLVKYLSGNGKVAIGGNCDPVDKYISPTILIDVKPTDPVMQDEIFGPILPFVTVNNAYEAIKFINSRNSPLVLYVFTKDKRVQELIINQTQSGSVAVNETIMQFTVDTLPFGGVGYSGMGCYHGKYTFDTFVHKKGCLIKDYNKLVESIASCRYPPYSDKKLSFLSLMIAKRPDIPGIKYIPHLLAFGFGILVAVGVSAALKVYKPKRL, encoded by the exons cATATTCTAATGGTAAAATGGTAACAGACTATGCAAGT CTTGTTGAACGAACACGGAACACTTTTTTTACTGGCAAAACAAGGCCATTAGAATGgagaaaaaaacaattaaaacagACACTTCTTATGTTAGAAGAATGCAAATCAGAAATTATATCAGCCCTTGCATCCGATTTACATAGg TGTAAATTTGAGAGTATAGCTATGGAAATTCAAATTGTAGAAGGAGAAATCAAAGATATGCTTATGCATATCAAGGAATGGTCTGCTGATGAAAAA CCTCCAAAAGCAATGGTCAATATGTTAGATAAAGTTGAAATTCGAAAAGATCCGTACGGTATAGTTCTTGTTATAGGGCCATGGAATTATCCCTTACAGTTATGTTTAATTCCTGTAATTGGTGCAATAGCTGCTGGAAATTGTGTTATCCTTAAGCCGTCAGAACTATCTCTTGCTACATCACAACTTCTTGCAAAAATTCTTCCACGATATTTAGATTCA GAATGTGTTCATGTAGTGTTAGGAGGTGTTCCTGAAACGACAGAGTTACTTAAACAAAAGTTTGATTACATATTTTATACGGGTTCGACATCGGTTGGAAAAATCATCCGTGAAGCagctaataaatttttaacacCCGTTACACTAGAATTGGGTGGAAAAAG TCCCGTGTACATAGATAATACAGCAGATATAAGTATAGCTGTAAAAAGAATACTTTGGGGAAAATGTATTAATGTTGGCCAAACATGCATTGCACCAGACTATATAATTTGCACACCTGAAGTACAAAACAAATTTATACCAGAGGCAGAAAAGGTCTTGAAAGAATGGTATGGTGAAAATCCTAAAGAGAGTCCAGACTTAGCGCGTATAATTAGCGACAATCATTATCA ACGTCTCGTAAAATATTTAAGTGGAAACGGTAAAGTAGCTATAGGAGGTAACTGTGACCCTGTTGATAAGTATATCTCACCAACCATACTCATCGATGTGAAGCCTACAGATCCTGTAATGCAAGATGAAATATTTGGTCCGATATTACCTTTTGTAACAGTGAACAATGCTTATGAAGCAATTAAATTTATCAATAGCCG CAATTCCCCACTTGTACTTTATGTATTTACCAAGGATAAGCGAGTTCaagaattaataataaatcagaCTCAAAGTGGAAGCGTGGCAGTCAACGAAACGATAATGCAATTTACGG TTGATACTCTACCATTTGGTGGAGTTGGATATTCTGGTATGGGATGTTACCATGGAAAGTACACTTTCGACACGTTTGTGCACAAAAAAGGCTGCCTTATTAAAGATTACAACAAATTAGTCGAATCAATAGCATC GTGTCGTTATCCGCCATATTCCGATAAGAAATTATCTTTCTTATCACTTATGATAGCAAAACGACCCGATATACCAGGAATCAAATACATTCCTCATCTTCTAGCATTTGGTTTTGGAATTCTCGTTGCCGTTGGTGTTTCAGCTGCTTTAAAGGTATATAAACCGAAACGCCTTTAA